In Halopseudomonas nanhaiensis, a single window of DNA contains:
- the xerD gene encoding site-specific tyrosine recombinase XerD, which yields MPESETRLIAAYLDSLWLERGLARQSLEAYRTDLETLAVWAAGRRLSLLKLGRANVMEHLAWRIGDGYKARSTARFLSCIRGFYRHALRQNLIAEDPTLDVAMPKLGRPLPKSLSEADVEALLGAPDVEDTLGLRDRCMLEVLYACGLRVSELVGLRLDQVNLRQGVVRVTGKGDKERLVPLGEEALVWLDRYAREARPVLLAGQPSDVLFPSRQARQMTRQTFWHRIKLHAQQAGIRSELSPHTLRHAFATHLLNHGADLRVVQMLLGHSDLSTTQIYTHIARHRLRDLHASHHPRG from the coding sequence GTGCCCGAATCCGAGACGCGACTGATCGCCGCCTACCTCGATAGCCTGTGGCTTGAGCGGGGACTGGCGCGGCAAAGCCTTGAGGCGTACCGCACGGACCTCGAAACGCTCGCGGTCTGGGCGGCCGGGAGGCGCTTGTCTTTGCTCAAGCTTGGTCGCGCCAACGTGATGGAACACCTGGCCTGGCGAATTGGCGACGGCTACAAGGCACGTTCCACTGCACGTTTTCTATCCTGTATACGCGGGTTCTATCGTCATGCGCTGCGCCAGAATCTGATCGCCGAAGACCCGACACTCGATGTCGCCATGCCCAAGCTGGGCAGGCCATTGCCCAAGTCACTGAGTGAGGCGGACGTCGAGGCGCTGCTGGGTGCGCCTGATGTCGAGGATACGCTGGGCCTGCGCGACCGCTGCATGCTAGAAGTGCTGTATGCCTGCGGTCTGCGGGTCAGCGAGCTGGTCGGGCTGCGGCTGGATCAGGTGAATCTGCGCCAGGGAGTGGTCCGGGTTACCGGCAAGGGCGACAAGGAGCGCTTGGTCCCGCTGGGTGAGGAGGCGCTGGTCTGGCTCGACCGTTATGCGCGGGAGGCTCGCCCGGTTCTGCTTGCCGGCCAGCCCAGCGACGTGCTGTTTCCCAGCCGCCAGGCACGGCAGATGACGCGTCAGACCTTCTGGCACCGTATCAAGCTGCATGCTCAGCAGGCCGGCATTCGCAGCGAGCTGTCGCCGCACACGCTGCGCCATGCCTTCGCAACGCATCTGCTCAATCACGGTGCCGACCTGAGGGTGGTGCAGATGCTGCTCGGACATAGCGATCTGTCGACGACACAGATATACACGCACATCGCCCGGCACCGTCTGCGCGACCTGCACGCGAGCCATCATCCACGTGGGTGA